GCACTTTCTGCCCAGGCATGGTCTTCCCCTTGCAGAAGGTGCCGCAGGTTGTCACAGGCAAGTAGATAGGCCCGGCGAAAGCCAATTTTTCTGGGGAGGATGGTGGTTTCCGGTGGCTTTGTGGTCTGCCAGTCCGCGTCCTTAGTCTCTTTATACAGGGTGTCGGATACTGTACCTATATGAAGATCAATGGCTATAGGCCATATTTCCTCGGGCCGGTGAAATCCGGTGAAGATTAACCGGAAATGAAACAGAATATATGGTCTTAGTATTGACGAACCCCGGATAATGTATCTTCGACAAAGCCTGCCCTTGGCTGATGCGGTATCAATCAATTGCTCCATCCGCAATGATCCCGGCTGTAATAATTCCGCATGGGGGAAGCGTTCCTGACCCTGCTGCGAGAAGACAAAGTCCCAAACTGCGGGCTTACTGAACCGATTCTCTATTTCACTCACTTGATCGTCGGTTAACTGTACCCGTAAAAGGCCATCGTGATCGGTATGGGATGCCCCCATTGCCTTGAAAAAGCTTACGGCAAAATCCTTAATCTGTTCTTCCATCTTTTATCCTCCCAGAAGCTTCTCCAAATTGGATGCATTCTCTGTGTTTGGGGTCACATCGGAAAACTGCGTAGCAAAATCATCCAGTTCCCTGCGAATAGTATCGTCCCCGGTGTGGCTCAATAAAATGCGCCCGAGACTAGTCTCAAAACCTCCCTTAATTTGCATTTTGCTGAGGATCGCATCTAGGTCCCCCACCACGGTGCGGAATAGATCCAGCTTCTCATGGAGCAGATACAGAATGTGCTCCTCAATGGTGTTTCTGGTGGCCAGGTTGAATATTTGCACGTCCTTAGTTTGACCCAAACGATGTACCCGGCCAATACGTTGCTCAATTCTCAGGGGATTCCATGGTAGATCATAGTTGATCACATTACGGCAGAATTGGAGGTTGAGTCCTTCACCCCCGGACTCGGTACTGATTAGTACTTGGGCTTTGGCCTTGAACAGGGAACGGACCCACTGCTTCTGACTGCGGGAAAGCTCCCCGTTAAAGATCAAGGTAGGCACCTCCTTCTTAGATAAATGCTGCCACAGGGCCCTTTGGGTGGCCTTAAACTCAGTGAAGATGATGACCTTTTCCTGCAACCTGTCGATTAGGTTGAGGACACAGTGCATTTTGGCAGTTTTCTCAATAGACAAAGCTAAGGCTAGTAGATTGCACAGATACTCACACGCGGTCCCTCCCACTCCACCATCGAGCATCTTTTCAATGGTGAGGGCCGCTGCCTGGGGGCTTGAGCAAGCCTCTCTAAGCAGAGTGATAAAGGGCAACATATTGCCATGGGAGAGCCCGGATTTAACGCGCACAAAATCCAGGATCCGTTGATACAACTTAGCTTCCTCCGCGCCCAGAGTGACGGGAACTAAGGAGACAAGGCGCTTGGTTAGTTCGATGGTGTCTTTACCCCGCCGGTTACGAATGAGTACTGAACCGATTAGCCGCTGAAGTTCCTCGGTATTCTGGGCAGTACGCTTATCCACCGTAAAATCCCTTTGGAAGTCCTTATACGTCCCTAGTTGGCCCGGACGGAGGAGATTAATCAGGTTATATAGCTCCTTGAGGTCGTTTTGCACGGGAGTTGCCGTCAGTAACAGAAAGTACTTTTTCACGACAGAATTTACTAATTGGAAGTTTTGGGTCTTCTCACTCTTGAGCTTATGGGCTTCATCTACGATGAGCATATCGTAATGCTGTTGGCAAATGATTGCTTTGTTCTGTGGCCGCTTGGCTGTGTCCAAGGATGCGATCAAGTAGCCTCCCTTATCCCAGTCATAGCTGCTGCGCTGGATCCGAACGGGGATGTTAAATTTATCCTTTAGCTCAAAAAACCACTGCCAAATCAGGGTAGAAGGCACCAGAATCAGTGCATTGGCTACTTCATTTCTCAGGATGTATTCCTTTAGAATCATCCCTGCCTCAATAGTCTTACCAAGCCCTACTTCATCGGCCAGAATGGCCCGCCCATTCATCTGATGGACGACCCTTTGGACAGTATTCATTTGATGGGGATAAAGTACTACGCCACAGCGGGCAAAGTATTCCCTCAGGTGACTGATCACGAGTAGATCCTCATCACCTGATGTGCACCTTAGGGCGGTGCCCTGTAAAGAAAGCTTGATCCAGGCTGGATCGTCGAAGTTCTTGTAGCGGATTCTCTGCACCAGTTCCCGTGGTGCGCTTTGGGAAAAGTAGACCTGTAAGTGCTGGGAGACCTCCTCCCCCGGGCCATAGGTTTCCTCCTTCTTTTGGAACATCCTAGCCAACGAAGGTAAGATGGGAACAGTGATCTGGATATCTTGAAAGGTCGATGGTTGCAACACAGATTACCCACCTCGTCTGTTTTGTTGTGGTTCTATTGTTACCGGGTAAGCGTCTTTTCATCACCGGGCTGTCTTAACTTGTCCCCAAACAGGGCAGATCTATGCTGGTACCTAGGACCGTCCTAACCTACCGATGCAACTGGGACTGGTAATCGAAGACCAGCTTACTGATGGCGGCAATATGGGAGAAGCCTTCATCAAGGTCTGCAATACCAATAGAAAGGACCGTCAGGATATAGGGATGATCATGGAACACAATACCTACGTCATTGGCGATGCCATCAAGGTCCCCTTCTTTGTGGGCAACGGTAATCTCCGGAGGAAGAAGCCCAGGAATGCCAGTATGGAAAATGGAATGGGCCATATCATCAAGGATGCGGTGGCCTAGCTGGGGGGACCGTTTGGCAAAATCCAATACTTCCTTCATGTACAGGCCCATATCCGCCGCTGTAGTGACATTTTTACCACCGGGATACACTGTCTTACCTCCTAGACCAACCATGTAATTGATGAAGTTTTGTCGTCCTAAGTGGTCGATGAGCATTGATGTAGCGATGTTATCACTGATGGTGATTGCTAGGTTGCTCAGCACTCGTAGAGAGTATGGATAATCTTCCCGGCCATCGTAGCGGAGGACGCCATTACCACCTTGGTAGTGGCGCTCTTTGACATAGGAAATGGGGGTAGACAAATCCTCTTGACCCGCGGCGACCAACTCATTTAGATATAGGACCAAGGGTACCTTAATGGTGCTTGCTGCAGTGATCGGGAGTTGTTCATTGATCCCAAAGATGTGGCCAGAGTGGAGATCATGAAAGTAGATCCCAAACTGCCCGTCAGGTACCGTCGAAAGATAGTCTTGGATCTTGGTCACAAGAGGCGTGTAGTCCACATTACTTCTTCCCTGTTTGTTTGTGGTGGACAAAAGCAAAGACCACGGCTGGGCTTTTCGCGGTGGCCTTTGAAGCAAAACAATAGCGACAATAACGATGAAAACAGCAGCAATCAGGAATAGGTATTTTTGCTTCATGTTTTTTCGCTCCTTAGTTTATTAGTCTCATAGCTAGTATATGCGTAGCCTTAGAAAAATTTAAGGAAAAAGCTAGCAGGGGAAAGGATTTCGCATATCTTACAGCGAATGATCAAAAAAGCTTATCAATCGGGAGGGAGTAACGCATGCGCACCATCTTAGCCGCCATATGTTGTGCATTATTGCTCCTGCAGCCCTTTGCCGATGGAGAGGTAGCCGGTGCCAGCATTGGTCGGTATGGTGGTAGTCTCACCTTCGGTGTGGTAGGGACGCCCCGTACTTTCAACTACTTCATGGCGGAGGATCATACTTCGCTTCTTATTCTGGACTTCGTATACGATGGCCTCGTTGAGTATGATTACCGCACGGGGGAACTAGTACCGGCTTTAGCTGCAAGTTGGGATTTTAACCAAGAGGGAACTGTATGGACCTTTCATTTGCGTCAAGATGTCCTGTGGCATGATGGGGAGCCCTTTACCGCAGATGATGTCCTGTTCACCTTTGGTTTGATCTTCGATGAAACACTGCCCTTTCTATACAGGGAGTCCTTTTACATTGACGGAAGTCCCTTTGCCTACACAAAGTTGGATGATTATACCATCAGGCTGACTTTACCTAGACCCTTCGCGCCCTTGCTTTCGGCCTTAACGATGAAGATCATGCCCCGGCACAAACTAGCCCAGCCCTGGATGCAGGGGGAGTTTACCAGGACTTGGGGGATTGATTGCTCCCTCTCCGATGTGGTGGGAACGGGTCCCTTCCAGTTAGTTCAGTATCAAAGGGGTCGAGAGGTAGTTCTCCTGCGAAATCCCAGATACTGGAAGAAGGATGCAAAGGGAAACCTTCTTCCCTATCTTACGAGACTGGTCATTCGTACCAAAAGTGACCTAGCACAGCTTTACCAGGACCTAGGGGCGGGTAGGTTGGATGTTTTTGAAATTCACCCGGGGACTGACTCGGCGTTACTGAAACAGATTCCCCCGGGCTACACTTTATATGACGCCGGTTTGGGTTTCTCAAGCAACATTCTGGTTCTCAATCAGGATCCAAACACCCTTGAAGAGATGAAGCACCGCGTATTTGCCGATCAAGCCTTTCGGCAAGCGATAGCCCACGCCATAGATCAGGAACGAATCATCCAGGAGGTGTATGGTGGTCTTGCGGTTAGACAAAGGGCTTTTGTCAGTCCGGCGTCCCGGTTCTACCATGAGACTGCGGTACCTATCTACGAAAAGGATCTGCTAGCTGCTAGGGAGATTTTGCGTCTAGCTGGCTTTTCCTGGGATGAGGCAGATCTGTTACGTTCTCCCGATGGTTGGAGTGTAGAGCTGTCTCTTTGCTCCAATGCGGATAATCCTGAACGGGTCCGGATGGCTGATCTAATTGCTGAGGATCTGCGCCGAATTGGTGTTTCCGTGGAACACCATCCCGTTAACGCAAACGTTTTTGTGCGCAAACTCTCCTGTGGTGATTGGGACTGTGTCCTTCTGGGTCTGGAAAGCACTATGGAGCCCCATGATGGATGGGATATTTGGCACTCCTCGGGGTATTTCCACTTGTGGCAGCCTATGCAGTTAAGACCAAGTACTCCATGGGAAGGTGAAATTGATCGTTTGTTTGAGGTTGGAGCTACTACCATGGATAGGAGAAAGCGGTATCAAGCCTACGCCGAAGCGCAAAGGATTGCAGCAGAGCAATTACCGATGATCTTCTTGCCCACTGCCAGTCGCATGTATCTTGTTCGTGATAAACTGCAGAACGTGGAGGCCGTGGGTCCAAAGGGTGTGTTGGGGGAGATTACTACCCTTTGGATTGAGAATCCCTGATCATTCCCTGAGTATTGGCTTTTGGCCGGAACAGTACCCGAGAGGTCGGGAGCTTCAGCCACCATATACTTCACCGTCCTTACAGCAGTTTCGTGCAAGTTATGCACACTGTCCAAGAAAATCCTTGTAATGGATGATGTTTAGATCCCATGTTGGCGATGCTTACTGCCGTAGGCAACATCGATGTCGCAAGCATAGCTGTAGAAAGCACTTTGATGAGCGGAGACTGCTGTAAAGCGCTGATCAATACCTGCACAAAGCACTACGACGTAAGGGATGTCTGTTTAGGCGAGAGGGTAGGCAGACGATAGGTGAGGTCATTAGTAAATCGAGCCACGTCGCCGATTTATTCCTCTATGAGAGGCTTGATCCCGATAGAGCCTTTGCCTGAGTTTCTGTACACCACATCACTGAAATGCTGTTTGCCCTAGCTGTAATGATGATACTAAGCAGGCTGCTGAAAGTTGATTTCGGTTTCGGCCTTGGCGACAGGAGGAAAGGAACCAAATATGTAGTGGTGTATACTGCCATATTTGCAGGGGTCACACTTGTCTGCCATATACCTATGCTGATCTACAGCATGTTACTAGTCTATGACTCATTGAACAAAAGG
The Limnochordia bacterium genome window above contains:
- a CDS encoding YqhG family protein — its product is MEEQIKDFAVSFFKAMGASHTDHDGLLRVQLTDDQVSEIENRFSKPAVWDFVFSQQGQERFPHAELLQPGSLRMEQLIDTASAKGRLCRRYIIRGSSILRPYILFHFRLIFTGFHRPEEIWPIAIDLHIGTVSDTLYKETKDADWQTTKPPETTILPRKIGFRRAYLLACDNLRHLLQGEDHAWAESAAISLAQEKRHLQDYYRRMSAQDPQRDYQRELKQRLQEQEQRFGPRIMAYPVVTQLIFLSDG
- a CDS encoding DEAD/DEAH box helicase, with protein sequence MLQPSTFQDIQITVPILPSLARMFQKKEETYGPGEEVSQHLQVYFSQSAPRELVQRIRYKNFDDPAWIKLSLQGTALRCTSGDEDLLVISHLREYFARCGVVLYPHQMNTVQRVVHQMNGRAILADEVGLGKTIEAGMILKEYILRNEVANALILVPSTLIWQWFFELKDKFNIPVRIQRSSYDWDKGGYLIASLDTAKRPQNKAIICQQHYDMLIVDEAHKLKSEKTQNFQLVNSVVKKYFLLLTATPVQNDLKELYNLINLLRPGQLGTYKDFQRDFTVDKRTAQNTEELQRLIGSVLIRNRRGKDTIELTKRLVSLVPVTLGAEEAKLYQRILDFVRVKSGLSHGNMLPFITLLREACSSPQAAALTIEKMLDGGVGGTACEYLCNLLALALSIEKTAKMHCVLNLIDRLQEKVIIFTEFKATQRALWQHLSKKEVPTLIFNGELSRSQKQWVRSLFKAKAQVLISTESGGEGLNLQFCRNVINYDLPWNPLRIEQRIGRVHRLGQTKDVQIFNLATRNTIEEHILYLLHEKLDLFRTVVGDLDAILSKMQIKGGFETSLGRILLSHTGDDTIRRELDDFATQFSDVTPNTENASNLEKLLGG
- a CDS encoding class A beta-lactamase-related serine hydrolase, with the protein product MKQKYLFLIAAVFIVIVAIVLLQRPPRKAQPWSLLLSTTNKQGRSNVDYTPLVTKIQDYLSTVPDGQFGIYFHDLHSGHIFGINEQLPITAASTIKVPLVLYLNELVAAGQEDLSTPISYVKERHYQGGNGVLRYDGREDYPYSLRVLSNLAITISDNIATSMLIDHLGRQNFINYMVGLGGKTVYPGGKNVTTAADMGLYMKEVLDFAKRSPQLGHRILDDMAHSIFHTGIPGLLPPEITVAHKEGDLDGIANDVGIVFHDHPYILTVLSIGIADLDEGFSHIAAISKLVFDYQSQLHR
- a CDS encoding ABC transporter substrate-binding protein — protein: MRTILAAICCALLLLQPFADGEVAGASIGRYGGSLTFGVVGTPRTFNYFMAEDHTSLLILDFVYDGLVEYDYRTGELVPALAASWDFNQEGTVWTFHLRQDVLWHDGEPFTADDVLFTFGLIFDETLPFLYRESFYIDGSPFAYTKLDDYTIRLTLPRPFAPLLSALTMKIMPRHKLAQPWMQGEFTRTWGIDCSLSDVVGTGPFQLVQYQRGREVVLLRNPRYWKKDAKGNLLPYLTRLVIRTKSDLAQLYQDLGAGRLDVFEIHPGTDSALLKQIPPGYTLYDAGLGFSSNILVLNQDPNTLEEMKHRVFADQAFRQAIAHAIDQERIIQEVYGGLAVRQRAFVSPASRFYHETAVPIYEKDLLAAREILRLAGFSWDEADLLRSPDGWSVELSLCSNADNPERVRMADLIAEDLRRIGVSVEHHPVNANVFVRKLSCGDWDCVLLGLESTMEPHDGWDIWHSSGYFHLWQPMQLRPSTPWEGEIDRLFEVGATTMDRRKRYQAYAEAQRIAAEQLPMIFLPTASRMYLVRDKLQNVEAVGPKGVLGEITTLWIENP